From a single Mangifera indica cultivar Alphonso chromosome 19, CATAS_Mindica_2.1, whole genome shotgun sequence genomic region:
- the LOC123202775 gene encoding 18.5 kDa class I heat shock protein-like, producing MSIVPIGDRRATISTPFSLDTWDPFENFPEGFPFSLDLWIPFTDFPSFSREIFPSSGSQISWKETSKAHVYKAFLPGLTRDEVIVYIDDDNVLQISSDDGKFMSRFKLPENAMVDQVQASMERGVLTVSVGKRNAVDRNVRVVEITGDDG from the coding sequence ATGTCAATCGTTCCCATCGGTGATCGCCGTGCCACAATCTCCACCCCCTTTTCCTTAGACACATGGGATCCATTCGAGAATTTCCCAGAAGGATTCCCTTTCTCCCTTGACCTTTGGATCCCCTTCACtgattttccttcattttctcgGGAAATCTTTCCCTCCTCTGGATCCCAAATCAGCTGGAAAGAAACTTCAAAAGCCCATGTGTACAAGGCTTTTCTTCCAGGACTCACCAGAGATGAAGTCATAGTTTACATCGACGACGACAACGTGCTTCAAATAAGCAGTGACGACGGCAAGTTCATGAGCCGGTTTAAGCTTCCTGAGAATGCCATGGTGGATCAAGTTCAGGCTTCCATGGAACGTGGCGTGCTCACTGTAAGCGTCGGTAAGAGGAACGCAGTAGATCGGAATGTTAGAGTTGTTGAAATTACGGGCGACGATGGTTAA
- the LOC123203165 gene encoding far upstream element-binding protein 3-like isoform X2, giving the protein MAEEEVVVAPTASDLKRKLNNLDSEFQPSPNSTALEPDADGDLAEAGESDAKRPRLVEDNEKADGIASVNGLKEGMLEKAGDTENITEDAAKGDGQETVEVKTEQVLSVEGQLSGENEQIYVKEEMKEVLISVKGETEEAYVTVKEETKEVTVEGKESVEPFKEEPWQESDNSKFDEPAANDGSTVSRRIEVPNNKVGVLIGKAGDTIRYLQYNSGAKIQITRDAEADPYSTTRPVEIFGTLSNINKAEKLISAVIAEADAGGSPSLVARGLATAQAAGIGDQVEIKVPNEKVGLIIGRGGETIKGLQTRSGARIQLIPQHLPEGDGSKERTVRVTGDMRQIEIAQEMIRDVLNQTMRPSPISGGFNQQAYRSRGHSGPPQWGSRGPHPSQPMGYDYQQRGPYPSQNSQYPPPARGGYPSQQMGPRGNFGGPPNMHGPLHGGAGGYDYYGGQGGHDHPGSVAHSTPNHGHGPGPTPVSAGGPPPSQANYNYGQPHGHDDGHQRGYAQTASQQGYGHGYDGPKYDNHAQMQHPYVGYGHSQAAYSQGSMQLGYPQQQQYGKAPSYNMPPQGGQPQQSYGLPRPGQLGDMPYQGSVPSAQAYGANVPHQQQYPYATSGAMHQSYPAYGSAPATEGCNQHAAASTPSYPQQGGHSVPSYTQLPSGQQAAGYGQVSSTVGYTSYTNPQQGYPEQPAANNASYGYQATQDPNYGGSAPGSAYSAPGSGQQAYAQPTAAQPSYDQAAAQPATYGVTQGSAPVGYGKTASPQPVYPQYDATQVQQYSAPH; this is encoded by the exons ATGGCGGAGGAAGAGGTTGTTGTGGCTCCGACGGCGTCGGATCTCAAACGAAAGCTTAACAATTTGGACTCGGAATTCCAGCCCAGCCCCAACTCCACTGCCCTTGAGCCCGATGCCGATGGTGACTTGGCGGAAGCGGGTGAATCAGATGCGAAGAGGCCGAGGCTCgttgaagataatgaaaaaGCTGATGGGATag CTAGTGTTAATGGATTGAAAGAAGGAATGTTGGAGAAAGCTGGGGATACTGAAAACATTACTGAGGATGCAGCTAAAGGAGATGGGCAAGAAACTGTGGAAGTTAAGACAGAGCAGGTGTTATCTGTGGAAGGGCAGCTTTCAGGTGAAAACGAGCAAATCTATGTTAAAGAGGAAATGAAAGAAGTATTGATTAGTGTTAAAGGGGAGACAGAAGAAGCTTATGTTACTGTCAAAGAGGAAACCAAAGAAGTCACTGTTGAAGGGAAAGAAAGTGTAGAACCTTTTAAAGAAGAACCTTGGCAAGAGAGCGACAATTCTAAGTTTGATGAGCCTGCTGCAAATGATGGCTCGACTGTGAGCCGCAGAATAGAGGTCCCTAATAATAAG GTTGGTGTTCTTATTGGCAAGGCTGGGGATACCATACGTTATCTGCAGTATAATTCCGGAGCAAAAATTCAGATTACAAGGGATGCTGAAGCAGACCCTTACTCTACCACAAGACCTGTGGAAATATTTGGGACTTTAAGTAATATAAACAAGGCTGAGAAGCTTATAAGTGCTGTCATAGCAGAG GCTGATGCAGGGGGCTCACCTTCCTTAGTAGCTAGGGGTCTTGCTACTGCACAGGCTGCTGGAATTGGAGACCAAGTTGAGATAAAAGTTCCAAATGAGAAG GTTGGTTTAATCATTGGTAGAGGCGGAGAGACTATCAAGGGTCTGCAAACCAGGTCTGGGGCACGAATCCAG CTGATACCTCAACATCTTCCTGAAGGAGATGGTTCCAAAGAGAGGACAGTGCGAGTTACTGGTGATATGAGGCAGATAGAGATTGCTCAAGAAATGATAAGGGATGTTTTGAATCAG ACTATGAGGCCGTCACCTATCTCTGGTGGTTTTAATCAGCAAGCCTATCGATCGCGTGGACACTCTGGTCCACCTCAATGGGGTTCACGTGGTCCTCATCCCTCACAGCCAATGGGTTATGACTATCAGCAGCGAGGACCCTATCCTTCTCAGAATTCCCAGTATCCACCTCCAGCACGTGGTGGTTATCCTTCGCAGCAAATGGGTCCAAGAGGTAATTTTGGTGGTCCTCCCAATATGCATGGCCCTCTGCATGGAGGCGCTGGTGGTTATGATTACTATGGTGGGCAAGGAGGTCATGATCACCCAGGCTCTGTTGCTCATTCAACTCCCAATCATGGGCATGGTCCTGGCCCTACCCCTGTCTCAGCAGGAGGCCCACCTCCATCCCAGGCAAATTACAACTATGGGCAGCCTCATGGTCATGATGATGGGCATCAACGTGGCTATGCTCAGACAGCTTCTCAGCAGGGTTATGGACATGGGTATGATGGACCAAAGTATGACAATCACGCACAAATGCAGCATCCCTATGTTGGATATGGACACTCTCAGGCAGCTTACTCACAGGGTAGCATGCAACTGGGTTATCCCCAACAACAGCAGTATGGTAAGGCACCATCATATAACATGCCACCACAGGGAGGACAACCACAACAATCTTATGGTCTTCCCCGGCCAGGTCAACTAGGAGATATGCCTTACCAAGGTTCTGTTCCATCAGCCCAAGCATATGGTGCTAATGTGCCACATCAACAACAATATCCTTATGCAACAAGTGGAGCTATGCATCAGAGCTATCCCGCTTATGGTTCTGCACCAGCTACTGAGGGTTGTAATCAGCATGCAGCTGCATCCACTCCCAGCTATCCTCAGCAAGGCGGCCACTCTGTTCCCAGTTATACACAGCTGCCTAGTGGGCAGCAAGCTGCTGGCTATGGGCAAGTTTCTTCTACTGTTGGGTACACATCATACACCAATCCACAGCAAGGTTACCCTGAGCAGCCAGCTGCTAACAATGCAAGTTATGGTTATCAAGCCACTCAAGATCCTAATTATGGAGGTAGTGCCCCAGGGTCTGCCTACTCTGCACCAGGGAGTGGGCAGCAAGCTTATGCTCAGCCAACCGCAGCTCAACCAAGCTATGATCAGGCTGCTGCACAACCAGCCACATATGGGGTTACTCAAGGGAGTGCACCAGTCGGTTATGGCAAAACTGCATCACCACAGCCTGTTTACCCTCAATATGACGCCACCCAGGTGCAGCAGTATTCTGCACCTCATTGA
- the LOC123203165 gene encoding far upstream element-binding protein 3-like isoform X1 — protein sequence MAEEEVVVAPTASDLKRKLNNLDSEFQPSPNSTALEPDADGDLAEAGESDAKRPRLVEDNEKADGIAASVNGLKEGMLEKAGDTENITEDAAKGDGQETVEVKTEQVLSVEGQLSGENEQIYVKEEMKEVLISVKGETEEAYVTVKEETKEVTVEGKESVEPFKEEPWQESDNSKFDEPAANDGSTVSRRIEVPNNKVGVLIGKAGDTIRYLQYNSGAKIQITRDAEADPYSTTRPVEIFGTLSNINKAEKLISAVIAEADAGGSPSLVARGLATAQAAGIGDQVEIKVPNEKVGLIIGRGGETIKGLQTRSGARIQLIPQHLPEGDGSKERTVRVTGDMRQIEIAQEMIRDVLNQTMRPSPISGGFNQQAYRSRGHSGPPQWGSRGPHPSQPMGYDYQQRGPYPSQNSQYPPPARGGYPSQQMGPRGNFGGPPNMHGPLHGGAGGYDYYGGQGGHDHPGSVAHSTPNHGHGPGPTPVSAGGPPPSQANYNYGQPHGHDDGHQRGYAQTASQQGYGHGYDGPKYDNHAQMQHPYVGYGHSQAAYSQGSMQLGYPQQQQYGKAPSYNMPPQGGQPQQSYGLPRPGQLGDMPYQGSVPSAQAYGANVPHQQQYPYATSGAMHQSYPAYGSAPATEGCNQHAAASTPSYPQQGGHSVPSYTQLPSGQQAAGYGQVSSTVGYTSYTNPQQGYPEQPAANNASYGYQATQDPNYGGSAPGSAYSAPGSGQQAYAQPTAAQPSYDQAAAQPATYGVTQGSAPVGYGKTASPQPVYPQYDATQVQQYSAPH from the exons ATGGCGGAGGAAGAGGTTGTTGTGGCTCCGACGGCGTCGGATCTCAAACGAAAGCTTAACAATTTGGACTCGGAATTCCAGCCCAGCCCCAACTCCACTGCCCTTGAGCCCGATGCCGATGGTGACTTGGCGGAAGCGGGTGAATCAGATGCGAAGAGGCCGAGGCTCgttgaagataatgaaaaaGCTGATGGGATag CAGCTAGTGTTAATGGATTGAAAGAAGGAATGTTGGAGAAAGCTGGGGATACTGAAAACATTACTGAGGATGCAGCTAAAGGAGATGGGCAAGAAACTGTGGAAGTTAAGACAGAGCAGGTGTTATCTGTGGAAGGGCAGCTTTCAGGTGAAAACGAGCAAATCTATGTTAAAGAGGAAATGAAAGAAGTATTGATTAGTGTTAAAGGGGAGACAGAAGAAGCTTATGTTACTGTCAAAGAGGAAACCAAAGAAGTCACTGTTGAAGGGAAAGAAAGTGTAGAACCTTTTAAAGAAGAACCTTGGCAAGAGAGCGACAATTCTAAGTTTGATGAGCCTGCTGCAAATGATGGCTCGACTGTGAGCCGCAGAATAGAGGTCCCTAATAATAAG GTTGGTGTTCTTATTGGCAAGGCTGGGGATACCATACGTTATCTGCAGTATAATTCCGGAGCAAAAATTCAGATTACAAGGGATGCTGAAGCAGACCCTTACTCTACCACAAGACCTGTGGAAATATTTGGGACTTTAAGTAATATAAACAAGGCTGAGAAGCTTATAAGTGCTGTCATAGCAGAG GCTGATGCAGGGGGCTCACCTTCCTTAGTAGCTAGGGGTCTTGCTACTGCACAGGCTGCTGGAATTGGAGACCAAGTTGAGATAAAAGTTCCAAATGAGAAG GTTGGTTTAATCATTGGTAGAGGCGGAGAGACTATCAAGGGTCTGCAAACCAGGTCTGGGGCACGAATCCAG CTGATACCTCAACATCTTCCTGAAGGAGATGGTTCCAAAGAGAGGACAGTGCGAGTTACTGGTGATATGAGGCAGATAGAGATTGCTCAAGAAATGATAAGGGATGTTTTGAATCAG ACTATGAGGCCGTCACCTATCTCTGGTGGTTTTAATCAGCAAGCCTATCGATCGCGTGGACACTCTGGTCCACCTCAATGGGGTTCACGTGGTCCTCATCCCTCACAGCCAATGGGTTATGACTATCAGCAGCGAGGACCCTATCCTTCTCAGAATTCCCAGTATCCACCTCCAGCACGTGGTGGTTATCCTTCGCAGCAAATGGGTCCAAGAGGTAATTTTGGTGGTCCTCCCAATATGCATGGCCCTCTGCATGGAGGCGCTGGTGGTTATGATTACTATGGTGGGCAAGGAGGTCATGATCACCCAGGCTCTGTTGCTCATTCAACTCCCAATCATGGGCATGGTCCTGGCCCTACCCCTGTCTCAGCAGGAGGCCCACCTCCATCCCAGGCAAATTACAACTATGGGCAGCCTCATGGTCATGATGATGGGCATCAACGTGGCTATGCTCAGACAGCTTCTCAGCAGGGTTATGGACATGGGTATGATGGACCAAAGTATGACAATCACGCACAAATGCAGCATCCCTATGTTGGATATGGACACTCTCAGGCAGCTTACTCACAGGGTAGCATGCAACTGGGTTATCCCCAACAACAGCAGTATGGTAAGGCACCATCATATAACATGCCACCACAGGGAGGACAACCACAACAATCTTATGGTCTTCCCCGGCCAGGTCAACTAGGAGATATGCCTTACCAAGGTTCTGTTCCATCAGCCCAAGCATATGGTGCTAATGTGCCACATCAACAACAATATCCTTATGCAACAAGTGGAGCTATGCATCAGAGCTATCCCGCTTATGGTTCTGCACCAGCTACTGAGGGTTGTAATCAGCATGCAGCTGCATCCACTCCCAGCTATCCTCAGCAAGGCGGCCACTCTGTTCCCAGTTATACACAGCTGCCTAGTGGGCAGCAAGCTGCTGGCTATGGGCAAGTTTCTTCTACTGTTGGGTACACATCATACACCAATCCACAGCAAGGTTACCCTGAGCAGCCAGCTGCTAACAATGCAAGTTATGGTTATCAAGCCACTCAAGATCCTAATTATGGAGGTAGTGCCCCAGGGTCTGCCTACTCTGCACCAGGGAGTGGGCAGCAAGCTTATGCTCAGCCAACCGCAGCTCAACCAAGCTATGATCAGGCTGCTGCACAACCAGCCACATATGGGGTTACTCAAGGGAGTGCACCAGTCGGTTATGGCAAAACTGCATCACCACAGCCTGTTTACCCTCAATATGACGCCACCCAGGTGCAGCAGTATTCTGCACCTCATTGA